The genomic DNA TGCTCCGGCACGAGCATGCACCCAGCACGTCTTCCCATCAAATCCGCTAATGGCAGTGGAACGCTCAATTTGATAGAAGTCTTCTTCACCTCTGGCAATAGAAAACATTGACAGAAACAACACGCTTATCGTGAAGAATCGTTTCACGTGGCAACCTCTTTGATGATCTCAGTGAATAGGAACGATGCCGCGACATCACTTCCTGATTGTAGAGCATTTTTGTCATCAATCCCAAAGGATGCCGCAAAATTCTTGAACCTAAGAATGAAATACTTGTTCAATGAAATCCATTTAAAAAATAAGAACCGCAGATAAACGCAGATTGACGCGGATGCAAAATATCTGCGTTTATCTGCGTCCATCCGCGGTTCATTTTCAAAATCAGGAGTTGGTCAGGCACAGCATGACCTCTCCCCCAACACGATCTGCGGTATCACTCAATCTCAGAGATTTCCTGATCGAGCGCATTGCGGAAGCGATTAAGCAGCGGTTGCATATCTGGCAGAACTGCGAGGTCATTTTCTTCCAGAGGATCTGCTTCGAGATCGAAAAGCTGCTCTGTGGGAGGATCGGTTTCGACATAACGCACGTAGGACCAGCGTTTCGTGCGGAGGCCTTCAGACTCAGGAATCGTTTTGATGGGAACGCGATGTTCATAAACGAACGAATTTCTCCAGCTGGGATCGCCGTGCTTCAACAGGGGAAGCAGGCTCTTACCCTGAACTTTGGCGGGGATGGGCAAACCAGCCAGATCGAAAATTGTCGGAGAAATGTCAATATTGAGGACCATTTCCGAGCGACGCTTATTTCGGTCTCTTTCAGGCAGCCGAGGATCGAAAATGATCAGCGGCAGCCGAATCGATTCCTCATGCATGTACCACTTCCCAGCCAGTCCACGATCTCCCAGATAGAACCCGTTATCGGAGGTGTAAATGATGACCGTATTTTCTGCAAATCCCTTTTCTTCCAGTTTTTTACGAATCGCCGCGACGGTTTCGTCCAAGCCGGCAATGAGTCGGTAATAGTCTTTGATCGACTTCTGAAATAATGCGGGATTTTCGAAACGGACATGCCAGCGTGTGCGAGCCTCGGAGGTTTTCAGAAATTCGGGAAGTCGGTTGAATTGATCTTCGGAGGCGAGTGGGGGAGCCGGGATTTCAAGGTCGCTGTACATGCTGTTGTATTTGGGATCGGGCTGGAATGGCCAGGGATCCCCATCCTGACAATGAGCCGCTTTTGAATAAAGCTGCAGCATAAAGGGTTGCTCTTCACTGCACCCATCCAGGAATTCGAGGGATTGATCCCGCATGATTTCCGTTAAATGCTGGGAAGCCCCCTGAGGGCCATTCGGAAAGTATTTGCTCTGACCGGGAAAGCCTTTCCAGTAGTCATAACGGTCGACTGGCAGCTTTCCCCCAATGCCCCATTTGCCAATCATGCCTGTGCGATAGCCGTTGTCCCGCAATTGCATCGGAAAGGAATTATCAAGTTGTTCGGGAGTGTACGAGGTTCGAAAGTCGTTGATGCCATGTCGTCGTGCGTATTGCCCTGTCATATAAGTCGCACGACTGACCGCACAGATAGAGGTCGTACAGAACATATTTTCGAAAGTCACTCCCTCGCGCGAGAGCTTATCAATGGCGGGAGTCTGTATGATCTCGTTTCCCATGCAGCCCAGAGAATCCCAGCGTTGGTCATCCGTCAGAATAAAAACAATATTCGGACGATCTGCCGCAGCAACTGGTTCAATTGGCAGGAGATGGATGAGGGCAATCAGAGAAAGACAAATGGCTTTGAATATCGAACCTGGCATTGAATACTCTTTTATCTGAATTTTTCAGAAAGTTTAGAATTCCTGAATT from Rubinisphaera italica includes the following:
- a CDS encoding sulfatase family protein — its product is MPGSIFKAICLSLIALIHLLPIEPVAAADRPNIVFILTDDQRWDSLGCMGNEIIQTPAIDKLSREGVTFENMFCTTSICAVSRATYMTGQYARRHGINDFRTSYTPEQLDNSFPMQLRDNGYRTGMIGKWGIGGKLPVDRYDYWKGFPGQSKYFPNGPQGASQHLTEIMRDQSLEFLDGCSEEQPFMLQLYSKAAHCQDGDPWPFQPDPKYNSMYSDLEIPAPPLASEDQFNRLPEFLKTSEARTRWHVRFENPALFQKSIKDYYRLIAGLDETVAAIRKKLEEKGFAENTVIIYTSDNGFYLGDRGLAGKWYMHEESIRLPLIIFDPRLPERDRNKRRSEMVLNIDISPTIFDLAGLPIPAKVQGKSLLPLLKHGDPSWRNSFVYEHRVPIKTIPESEGLRTKRWSYVRYVETDPPTEQLFDLEADPLEENDLAVLPDMQPLLNRFRNALDQEISEIE